Sequence from the Trichomycterus rosablanca isolate fTriRos1 chromosome 10, fTriRos1.hap1, whole genome shotgun sequence genome:
ggctcagtgggtagtaccgtcgcacactgtcacagcaagaaggtcccccctccgcggaCGTGTTGTCTTGTGGGttttccccgggtgctccggtttcctcccacagtccaaagacatgccagcgaggcgaaccagagacactgaactgtccatgtctgtgcccgatataacctgaatcccgtgcaatgagcaaccaccgtttcctgtcataaatgtaaccaaagtgcaaaacataacgtcaaaatcttaataaagaagcaaacaaactttattagtgttctagtacttttgctaccactagctggcagacaaaagtgtccaccaatggggacaatcgatcgaggtttagcaggtcaaggaataaggcataacaaaaccaaaatgtaatgtcctcatatgtgaggtaaggctgaagattaccttcaccaggcgtccctgaatctgcatgcatatacgtacctgaatctgcatgcatatccgtaggtctgccagtccagctgccccagcacaatgtatcacaggatttcatacacaaagcggcatattaaacataaattcccccctttttcaaattttacaatcaaatcttgaaaataaaatattaaataaaccttctaaatgtgtttatcctgttggaaagcacagaattttaaagttagttcaatcaaagtctggtgttagctggacctgtaaacaaataatgtcgttagtgagcagtggaaggtgtgcaacagctttgtcggcagtgtcacctctggcattgtcctgtaaaattggaacaaaactttacttaaatagttccacttaaattgaataggagggacaatgacacaaagtatcatttgctaaaattttaactaagcccacttgtttcctgtctgttgcagcatctctggatgcaaatcctttcacaaacatttccaattcaggattcctatcaggcccagaaaaaatagatagagtaatacagtcatgatgttcaccatctcctgcaattagtaaaaagtggtaggattaagtacattacagcatttgataataatgttaaattttagaagtacactgtagtatttatacaatcattaacttgatacgtgagatgttttcctttcagttatagaacataatttggcaccaaccgagttagataagtataaccctcaagatcacttagtataactacggatatttctgtagcagacagagacagaaagaaaattctgcacaaatccagaagggatcagagtccctgtcctgtacagaaatagtggtaccttcaggcattatttccaatttaattcaagaggcaaacaaatgatcacacctcataagatttatagggctatgaaatctcactcttcacaactacacaatattttagaaacagtaatataatagcttttaccttttacttgtattcagcatttgtatacagagaaaaacacgacatcactctcaaataaacataagctttgacaatatataatataatatattaccatatgtcctaatcagaggtggaaagagtaccaaaaaattgtattcaagtaaaagtactattactttcattaatctttacttaattacaagtaaagttactactctgaaaatccactcaagcaaaaagtagaaagtaactcatttaaaatgtactcaccgagtaaacagcagggggtctcctctgtgtaatgtaaacgggagtggatacaaacctcacaacagtagtatttaattcaaatgcaacagtagaaacgttgtccttaactcaaatgcaatagaagaaacatgttgatacaacaattaaaacagttagggatgtgtaatgcgtcatttcaaatgacataaaactttttcaacttGTATAatcactagcgatgtgtcgtaaaatgattcgaatccatgaatcggctctcctaaccgaaacaaaggaaccgactcttccggcagtcgccatgtaaatacgcggctcttcaaaaggaaccgagacaaaagactcgactccctgtcgcaactcactgaattcgcgatttctttagcgttttttattttgctcggtaacagatgctattcaaaatgtaacaattactaatacaaaacatacttaagcaaaagcaaaattacagtctgtgaaatgtgctttaaaaactactgtgttacagtaaccagtgcgatcagagcggtaacactaagcactggattcgtgtatgtatgtgtattgatcgaatttgtttaaaatcatatcaccgttattgaaacattccccacttgcgacatattgatgtcgaattattgtccagtactaccccatacattaaacaaagaaacaatataacaatctctcaacaatacatgcactaatacacccagcaaatctcctatcacgactaacaagcgctgtgttactcacaaaattttaatcttattcactataacaactctgattaaggagattttccttaattatgtgtgaaaatgtcctatgtcacacatggatgaattccactctaagtaccccctttcctggtttaagaaccttaaagttcaagaacgctatctaccttaaaacacacttaataaggtaccataaatacttcatcttaactcagttatcttaagattataaaaataaagttgattataaaattaactgcagcacttacccaatccaggcgtacaaagatagccgatggacaagatacggcaagctgctcacatagagccaaaaatggcggatacacagaaaaccacgctcagctctcccagagccaaaatggtggacagacagaaaaccacgctcagctctctggtccaaaatggccgccgaacaaaagaaaccacgctgcgcaacccagagccaaaatggcggacagacaaagccacgctgcgttctcaagaaacaaaatggcggatagacgggagaccacgttgcattcccaagacaaaatggcgtacagacagaaagccaaaatggcggacagacagaaaaacacgcGTGTGCAAGATGGCGGACAAACAAAAGGTTACATATAAATAcgcacagaaacactgacaaacaaactccCGATGTACTGTTTTCGaaccaaatttagaatttaaagtagtctaattaaccgaactcCGTTCCCGAAACAGTCAAGTCCGAATTTTAGGACAATCTTTTTCATAGAATcccgttttttttaaactgccagACGCCTAAGATTTCCACGTTCAAATCATAGAACCCCGTCCTTTGAACTGCCAGGTAATAGATTTCCAACGTTTGCTCATTCATAGAATCCCGTTTTTAAAACTGCCAGACCCTAGGTTTTACAACGCTCGAATTATAGAATCTCGTTTTTAAAACTGCCAGACCCTATTATTTCCAACGCTCGAATCATAGAATCTCGTTTTTCAAACTGCCAGACTTCTAGATCCAACGCTCGAAAATTTGAGATCTATAGAATTAACCCAGTCCCAGACTCGTTAAAACTTAGATCTTTCGAATCACGCGCCCCTGCttttgaaacagacagacacgttTCGCTCCAATGGTGTTCCGGGTGAAGCCTCTGCCGAACAGCCCTTTACCGTTTATTTTGCTCGGTCTGATTcaaactcagcaatcaggaaacataaattttttttagctccaacatatattcacagttttaaactatctaatgatactttagtaatttaatcagacacttacggattctgagattcactttcacactcaatacgctaaataataaatgcatctaatatatTCAGAGAACATCTGTTTACCTTAAGCAGGCGCGCGCCTCGTATTGAGCACAAAAGattttcagaattcctggtcttacctcagtcagctgaattaattctgatgcaatcctcagacctcttgaaccatcctctggctaccatttgttaggataaatcttttgttcaaaaggtcctgaagaaagcagtcgaaggaagtccagaaagtactctttaaaacactttattaagtgtaaaaataatctgtgaatatatatcagagctaagccggccggcgctccttttctcctgcagtctagacacaccacgtaagaaagaggccgatctgagcccgccatcccttttttaaaactagtctaggctcctcctacgccgctgctgttggagccaatgaaatgtgctaaaaagccccgggctccgcctccccccttcggtatgagtcaggggggggggatccgggtcacgacgtcattttgaacaatagaccatgtggtctggatgtaatttatgtttaataatgatatgttaaaaacctaacaatatatatatatatttactttgcAGTAACTCTTTAGGAaatggccctttcctgttccagcatggacACAGATTCCCACATTCACAGTCTGTTGAGAAGCCTTATCAGAAGAGCCAGCTGAAAAAATTCTGTAAAAATGACCCTTGTCAGTATTAGTTGTTCTGTTTATTGGCtcatagtttatttatttatgatgattataacgtgatgttttacactttggttgcattcatgacaggacgggtcgttactgcttacacaagattcatcagttctagtttaatatcgaacacagtcatggacaatcacTTGctcgtctttgtactgtggaaagaaaccagagcacccggaggaaacccacgcagaaagaacccggaccgccccacctggggatcgaaccctttGTATTTTACCCTGTAATTCACATATAAACAACAACGTTTTGGGAAtgaatatattttattcataagTTTACATTTGCTATACATTTCAAAAGTGTGAATCCTGCTGTAGGTCTCATATTTCACCACAAATGATCTCAAACACAGACGAGTGAGAGGAATCGGAACCTCATTTCCACTGATTTAACTGATGAGGACAGAGTCCACGTGTAAATAAACGAGCACACTTCAGATTCAGATCTCATCCACAAACGGCGTGTTCACCAGGTGTCCACTGGACGCCATCGTCTTCTTCCCCGACACGAACTTCTTCGCCGCCTGAGGAGACAAAACACGAAGCGATCGGTTACGCCGTCGCCGAGCGCCACAATCGATTCCATTTGATCGGATCGGTTCTGATCTCGGCTTACATTTATGACGTCGCTCGATGTGACGGCGTCGATTTTCTTGCCGAGTGCCTCTGGAGTTTGGTACGTTCCCTCGGTCAGCGCTTGCACTCCGATCGCCTCGAACAGACCCTCCGAGGTCTCGACAGACATGAGGTACTCCGCCTTCAGCTGAGTCCTACAAACCAAACCCAAACATCAATCAGCAatcaaatcatacacacacaggtacacaggTACAcaggtaccttaaaactcgacatCAGTCGGTTCTGCGAGTGGTGCCGAGTTTCAACAGATAACCGACTATTAACAGATCATCTAAATCTaatcagtctctctctctctctcactttgcTCTGCTGAGATCAGCTTCAGTCAGATTTCCTTGTGCAATAGCGCCGACCTGACCAACAGCAGCCTTGATCACCTGACAATCAGAAGCAGACAGATAATCATGTGAACAGCGGGTCGTGTGACGTAAACAAAAGCGATCAGGAGGAAATGTATTAAACAGTGAGATGAGAACTATACTGAGACTCTCACTCACATCTTTAGCTGAATCAGCCTGAGCGACGCTGTACACACCAAACAGCCCGGAGTCTGAATAACTGCTGTTAAACGCAGAAACCTGACAAAAACAAACGTGTTAAACGTCAAGAGAGGGGGAAAATGTGATAGTGAGCTTAAATGaatagaattaaaaaataattattacataaaaacaaagaaatagtGTAAGTACAGCTACACAAGACATAAAAGAGGAAACACAAAGGTATTTATACACAAGCACTTAGATAAAACCACTCTCATGTGCAGTTTTGAGTCAAAACCCCCAAAAATGTGTTCAACTGAATCTTTAAAAAGTGTTTGTGGGCTCTAACACATCACAGAGGAACCTCAGCGGAGTCACTGACCTGGCCggacatccacacacacactcagtcgaCTGTGTTTGAGGGATGGAAGGTCAGGCAGAGTTTCTTCTAGCTGCCAAATACGATCTCTGGGTGCCTACACTAGTGGGGGGGGGGTTCGCAGtcgggaactggatatgactaattGGGAACCAAAAGAGGGGCAAATCCTGGAACGATTGCTTTACTAAGAGGCCCAGAGAAACACTCACACCCCCCAAACACGAGGCTGCAGTCCAGCACATGAACTCAAGTTAGAATGTTTTACTAATTAATTCCCGTGTGTACGGGACTCGTTACAGACCTTTAATTACACacagtttataaataataaataaataaataaccagtaGGAGTACTTGTAGCAAAGCTTTACCCCCAACTTGTTCTCCAATCAGAATCTGAATAATAAAACCGCTGATCAGCCCGATGTCGGACTGTAACTGTGGGACGTTTACTCACGTCAAAGGGGTGTGCGGTTGCCTTGGAGACGGCCTGGTGCAGTTTATTGGTGGTGTTGGAGCCTCTCTTGATGCGGGGCCCGGCCCCCAGAACGTGCTGCAGGACACTGAACGCCGGGGCCTCAGCAGAGCTCAGAGCTGCACCCTCACTCACCACCACCGAGTGTACCAGACTCCCTCCTGTCTGAGCCCGCagctcacctacacacacacacacacacacacacacacacacacacacacatcacacacacacacacagagagagagacacacacacacacacacagagagacacacacacacacacacacacggttttaaaatgttacacacacacacacacagagagacacacacacacacacacacacagagagagagacacacacacacacacagagagagagacacacacacacacacagagagacacacacacacacacacacacagagagagagacacacacacacacacacacacacacacacagagagagacacacacacacacacagagagacacacacacacacagagacagagacacacacacacacacacacacacacacacacacacacagagagagagacacacacacacacacacacacacggttttaaaatgttacacacacacacacacacacacacacagagagacacacacacacacacacacacacacacacacacacacggttttaaaatgttacacacacacacacacacacacacagagagacacacacacacacacacacacagagagagagacacacacacacacacacacacacacacagagagagagacacacacacacacacacacagagagagacacacacacacacacacacacacagagagacacacacacacacacacacacagagagacacacacacacacacacacacacacacacacacagagagagacacacacacacacacacacagagagagacacacacacacacacacacagagagagagacacacacacacacacacacacacagagagagagacacacacacacacacacagagagagacacacacacacacacacacacacagagagagacacacacacacacacacagagagagagacacacacacacacacacacacacacacagagacacacacacacacacacacacagagagagagacacacacacacacacacacacagagagagagacacacacacacacacacacacagagagagacacacacacacacacacagagagacacacacacacacacacacagagacagagacacacacacacagagagagagacacacacacacacacacacacagagagacacacacacacacacacacacacacacacacagagagagacacacacacacacacacacacacacacagagagacacacacagagagacacacacacacacacacacacacagagagacacacacacacacacagagagagacacacacacacacacacacacacacacacacacacacacagagagacacacacacacacagagagagagacacacacacacacacagagagagagagagagagacacacacacacacacacacacacagagagagagagagacacacacacacacacacacacacacacacacacacacacagagagagagagagagagagacacacacacacacagagagagagagagacacacacacacacacacacacacagagagagagagagacacacacacacacacacacacacacacacacacacacacacacacacacacacacacacacacacacagacagacacacacaaacacacagtccTGAATCAGTAGAgagggtgtgagtgtgtgtgtgtgttacctccacGGTACAGAGCCTTCGCCCCCACAGCTCCAGTTCCACTGCGGATGTTGAGGAACTGTTCTCCTACTTGCTTTAGAACATCATGATCCACACCTGTgtgcgtacacacacacacacacacacacacacacaccacacacacacacatcatctacgtttatatttacagcttttagcagaagcttttgtCTAAAGTgccttacaattgtgactgatacagagcaagcaattaagggttaagggcctggctcaggggcccaacagtggcagaaaTGGGTcatgaaccaacaaccttctgatcactgaccaagtaccttaaccactaagcaggATGAGGCCAAGATATTTTATCTTCTCTCTGCTCGaccttatttcatttattaataaacagcttaacattccaaaaaaaattgggacggggcaatttagggcaagtaatgaggttaaaaaagcaGCACCAGGAGAGGCTTCAGAGTCtctgaggagcaaagatgatcagaggatccagtttgtccacaaatgtgtgagaaaatgattcaaatgtttaaaaaccacGTTCATCACAGAAAGatcagaagggatttgcatgttctccctctacagtgcagaatatcattaaaccattcaaggaatctgcaAAAGTAGAGAGTACGGGTGCTGGAgcgtcctgcctgcagtcctgctcTGTCCCCGATAGAGGACGTGAGGAGAATCTTGAACCCTGAACTGTTCCACACATTAAGACGTGtctgcaggaagaacgggacaaaataacggaaacacgtCATCGCTCGGCGTCCTCGGTGCCCAAACGTATTTTAAGTGTCGTGAGAAGGAACGGAGGCGGTACAGagcggtaaatgctttaccgtcccaacttttactggaatgttaagcaggtctgaaatgcaggaatggacgttTATGAATAAATACTGTACAGTCGGACACTCGTACCCATGAACACTACATACCTAATCCAACGAGAGCCATTCTTGCACTTGTGAAGTTGTTCTGAACGAAGGCGTGCATctgtgggggaggggggggggggggaacacGTGAATGAGGAACACATGGTTACAGTAGGTGCTCTATATTTGGGGGTGTGGGTGTTACCTGGTCGGAGGTGATCTTGCCGATCATGTGCTGGGGGCAGTAGACGGAGTTGGACAGGGCGTTCTTGTAAGCAGCAGCGTGCAGGTTCTCCAGAACACCTTGAGGGAACAGTGAGCAGAATTATGAGGACACGGCACAAACGAGCCGCTGGTTACACACCGATCATCACAGCAGCGGCGAGGACGTTTACTGACCCAGAACCGGACCAGGGGACGAGAGAGTCGGAGATATTTTACACTCTCCCAGATCCAATTCCCCTAATGTGTTGTACtttctcctctactgctgcagactcctgaccgaggagggtcgtgactgacacacgccccctccgacacgtgtgcagcaccgaccgcttcttttcacctgcaccggggttcatacggagatccgtatcacacaCGCGgagtcacacaccgatctcCTTTAtccccccgtctctgtgctgtgcagcaccatcaatcagccagcagagggagtaactgcagcacttataaGGAATCCACTTCAGCATTCAACCTAACAGACATGTGCGGTGAGCCCTGCACTGCCATCATATGCAAACGCCTCGAGcagacagcagagggcgcacttACAGCAGCGAGGAGGCTCCCAGTTCACCCATCGTccctccccacagacacacagccaatcctgAGTCTGTCTGGTTACCTGACCGGctgattaaattattattattatttattattagggatgtcccgatctgagctcaaagatcggaatcggggccgatcagggcattttttaattgatcggtATCGgttttactaatgccgatcctaATCCCGACCTTTTGTTTTACGTAAGCATGTCCGctgtcgaggatcactccggtttacaaaacaataacttttaatcccagTATGAAAATTCTgggacaatatctagaaaacacaagtatcggtttgagactcggtatcggatcgggaacaaaaaaaacgtaatcgggacatccctaacttatttactttttatgcatttcttctgatttttagtgcgtccaatttttagcttcctctctactggtgctgacccccgcctcgACTGAAGAGAGCGAGActcacacacgccccctccaacacgtgtgcagtaccgactgcatcttttcacctgccttgtgtacggagagccacaccctgatcagcattattcctctactcagAGGTCTCTctccggctccctaaccctgtatgaacaacaccgaatcgttgttcatgttgccGCCCGGtcaagccggatggcagagccgagattcaaaccaacAAGttggaaatcccagctctggtgtgctagcgtgtttcataaaattattttaactgtatttgTAATTTAACAGCCGCTCTTTGAACGTCCTATAACGTAATAACACCAGCTGACGGACACCGGTCAGCACGTACCGATCTGTGGGTTCTGCTGGGCCAGAGCGAGGTCCACCTTCACCCGGGGGGCGATTTCAGGCAGCTCCCACGGCCGAAACTCCGGAGCGGTGGTGACGTTGATCAGATACTCCATCACCGTGTCACTGGGATCAGAAAATCATTCAAATCAGACGGAATCACCTAGAACCAGGAGAAACGCTGAGGTGAGAAACGCCGCGCTCACATGTGATCACGCAAACAGTCCACCGTGTAGACCATGGCCTCCCGAGACGTGGACACGCCGAGGCCGCCCCCCACCGCCTCGATGCCACGGCAGATCCTGAACGCCGAGGCGCCCTTGGTGGTCTGAAACGATAAACACGAACTGAACCGCTGCACTCCAGCGCACGGGAGCGTTTATCAATCACGAGACACGGGCGGGACACGTACCAGACCCCCCGCCAGGCGGAGCACGTGCGTCACGCCCAGGCTGTCCAGCGGCTCGTACCGACTCCCGGCCCTCACCAGCACGCCGATCCGCGAGGCCGGGGAATAGTTCTCCAGGGACGCGATCACCAACCCGCTGGGCAGCTTGCTCACCTACACAGAGGAGAGACCTTTACATCTGTGACGGTACACAATCTAagagttaggggccttgctcgagggcccaacagtgccaacctggcaggggtggggcttgtaccgacaaccttctgattactagtccagtaccttaaccactaggctaacgTAACTCTATCAGAAATCAGACTGGGGTCGTTAGTTGTAGGGTTATAGGGCCGctgtgtcctggtcagggtcgcggtggggaCGGTTTCCccgggacacaccccagacaggacgccaaccAATCACAGGGCCTCAGctacagccaatcatgtgtgcATGTACACGCCtgactggtcgatagcaccactagggattcgaaccctgcatCCCAGGAGTAGTCGGCAAGCATAATTCAACAcaccagtttagtcatatccaattcctggACGGTATTccccctctactgctgcagactgactaacacaccatctctccgacacgtgtgcagtacggaccgcttcttttcccctgcactgggttcatacggagatccgtatcgtgcacggagtcacgcaccgatctccgttatccccccgTCTCtgtctgtgcagcaccatcgatcagccagcagagggcgtaactgcagcagctaGCACATGTTTACACACCTAAATGCAGTTATGTGcagccaagccaccttctgcatgcttcAAAAGGTGACACTGTATGTGCCACCTTAGTTTTAGCATCCTCCAGGTCACATTCATTCAGGGCGTCTACGTACCTGCACCTCCTGTGGATGGAACCTGGTGGGTTCGGCCACCTCGCACTTACGGGCGGCCTGGGCAGCATAGAGCCTCGTCTGTAAACCAGAAACAGAACGAACAAGGGTCAGAACCACACACAGCGTCCGCTATAGAATGACTGAGAACCGGTGGTCAATGATCGGCTGGTccgagggtctctgtgcagcggcgtcgatcagccagcggagggcgtaactgcagcagtgatgaggaatcccctccggcggAGTTATACCctcatcatc
This genomic interval carries:
- the LOC134321544 gene encoding cytochrome b-c1 complex subunit 2, mitochondrial, which gives rise to MKGFRGITQLSTRLYAAQAARKCEVAEPTRFHPQEVQVSKLPSGLVIASLENYSPASRIGVLVRAGSRYEPLDSLGVTHVLRLAGGLTTKGASAFRICRGIEAVGGGLGVSTSREAMVYTVDCLRDHIDTVMEYLINVTTAPEFRPWELPEIAPRVKVDLALAQQNPQIGVLENLHAAAYKNALSNSVYCPQHMIGKITSDQMHAFVQNNFTSARMALVGLGVDHDVLKQVGEQFLNIRSGTGAVGAKALYRGGELRAQTGGSLVHSVVVSEGAALSSAEAPAFSVLQHVLGAGPRIKRGSNTTNKLHQAVSKATAHPFDVSAFNSSYSDSGLFGVYSVAQADSAKDVIKAAVGQVGAIAQGNLTEADLSRAKTQLKAEYLMSVETSEGLFEAIGVQALTEGTYQTPEALGKKIDAVTSSDVINAAKKFVSGKKTMASSGHLVNTPFVDEI